The window gctataaacagtgacatgtgagACTACTCATGCACATTGACTTAGTATACTGGTCAATAAGAGACAGAGTAGGaaggtcatcccttcaccatcagggaaaaaaaatgctgcaaacTACTAaatattatcaatcaatcaatggtgtgaatcaaaagagatttagaagtgggaATACTCTATGGAGACTCAAAAAcaagtgggtatactctgtaTACATGTGTCTACCCTGTACTACACCACTGGTAACGAATCTAGGCGAAACTATTAACGACTCAGATAACGACTCTCATGTGAGTAATCGATATATACgatccacagaggcttacatttctagctccgtccaccACATAGTTTAGAACTTAAGAAGCCTCtcggaggagaggtgaaacgtcttcaagaccTTCAACCGGTCCaattgcctttggatcaagcttcaaatttaCCATGACCCGGATGagtgagaacctacacagacatttTAAGATACCGTattgaacttttatttttgtcttgatttggtaGCTCCTTGGCAAAGCAGTACAAATTGTGGCTTTGCTGACCTTTTCcttaacatactgtatgtactcATACTTTGTTAGGTTTGCTTTTGCCAACATATAAATGCATCAGCGTTCATTTTAATCTATTTCTTTAACAGCTAAGAACCACTTACAGAATATATATGAAGCAATGCAACGCTAACTATGCAAACGAAACAACTTCAGGGACGCACATTTTGTACACAATGAAATCAGAATTCTCATTAGTGAACCTGCTGTTGTGAGGCACACGTACCCGTTATTAGCTTGTATAGAAAAAGCTTGAAGCCATGAGGAATTTTGGGAATGTTATCCAGCACAGTGTTAAGATTTCCTTTCTAATGTACTGTAACACTGGGGGGCACAAATCATACACTCCCACACAAACATGTCTAGCATAGCTCTGCATCAGGAATGTCTCTCTAATACTTATAACAGGACGGAATTCTCTCTTCTGCAGAGTTTTTAAACTCAAGTCTGAAAAGAAGGCTGACTGAGGGTAGACAGTATTTCTGTCATGTTCATCACTCATTTCTAAATGGTGCCAAACGCAGCTCTGACTGTTACAGTATATTCTAATTGAAGAGTAAAGTTAGCTATTTTAGCATATTTTAATATTGAATGATTCAGGGAGGGTAGGGGGTAAATATGAGTCAAGAGAAGGGCTAAACATTCTTTGGAAAAGCAGGGTCACCTACCAAAACAGGCTCATGAGTTGTAGTATTGACAGCTTGGTCAAGGTGAGCGAGCCACCTCTGTATGTAAACAGGCTTATGTAGAGAAAGACTTTTCAGCTAGCTCTTTAATCATCACAACTATCCTAATCCTGGGCTTCACACTTTCCTACAAGCTCCAGTAGTATAAGTTCTGAACTTTTGGTTCCATTCAGTGTAAAAAAAGACGTTTTTAATACCCAACTTAattttgtttcacatttaaaacatgaatatcAGATTTTTGTGTTGTCAATTATCCTTGAATACATTTTCTGGCTTATCCATGAATCATTGTAAAGCATCAAGTGTGTTGGACGGGTTAAACTGTAAGCCCGTGGGTTAAGGATTTATGACAGGCATCCAGAACAGGCTGGAAATAGGGTGCAATAAGCCAGGTCACATCAACACAATGCCTGAAGTAAACACAAACCTCTGTAAATACATTCAATCCCGACACAGGACATTCAACAGCATGTTCGACATTCAATTAAGATAACACACACCAGCAGGTGAAGCAGAAACATGCCACTTTACAGTCACCGGAGCGAGCAAACACTGCACTCACAAATGCTTAATGTTTGTTGGAGGAAAAAAGTGTTAGTGCAGTTTAACAGAACAGCACCTGCCTTTAAGGGTCTTTGAGAGCAAGGGGCGGGAAGAGGTGGATGAGGGTTGGTGGAGGAAAGAGAACAGGCAGAGGGTTCGGAGAGGACATGTTTTGTGGGTGAAAGCGGGGTAGGAGAGACCAGTGACTGCTTCCCACATGTCTGCACAGCAAGACGCCAGTGCTGCAGGTCAGAGTCAGGTTGAAGGAGGGTACTAGGATCAGTTTGGCAGCCAGGATAAAAGCTGGGTGACAGCAGGGTTTTAGGGTTGGAATTTGACTTTGGCTGAAGGTTTTGGAGGGTGTGGGGACAGACATTCGACATGTTGCTAGGGAGAGAGCTATGGTTAGGACTAGAGTGGGAGAGGAGTGGGGACAAGTTCCAGGGATTTGAGTTTAAGTTGTAGGACGTTGGACTTGTCTGGTGAGGGCAGCTGCCATTGGATAGGCTGTCTGAACTGGTTTGAGGTGGAGAATAGAAGCTGTGAAGCAATGATCTGTGATGAGGTGTTGATTCAGGATTTAACTTGGTGTTGTGCTGAGATAAAGAGTAACTGTAGTTAGCGCTGTTTTGAGAAGGAAGTGGATGAGGACGGGGAATAGAGTAAAAGTGATGGGGAAACTGCAGCGAGGATGAGTAGGGTGAATAAGTAGGGAGATGAGAGGAGGTGcagggagaaggaggatgagggtTTCCAAGGCAGAGGGAAAGCTGGGAGGCAAAGCGCTGGTTTGGATGGCAGtgatggagaggagaaggagcagaCAGACAATCCAGACTGATGGTAGGCTGCAGGGAGGGACGACGGCTGGGctgcaaacagagaaacaaaggtAGAGGAGGGACATATGGGGGAGAAAAGATAGCACAGAAGACAGAGACGTGTAGtagagaggtgagagagacagGGATGAGCTGGAGCACTGATAAGCAATACTGTAACCAAAGCCATACAGTGACCGTGCCTCTGAAGCACGAACATAACAAGACGTTTAATTCATTTCTCTTgtcaacaaatgaaaacaactgCAATATTCAATAATTCATACAACCACATTTTATATAGCTTTTTTAATGTGGGAAAGATAACAGAAAGATTTAAGGCTTAAGAAGAATCTCTTGTCTCTCAAATACTACACTGTTCAAAACATATGGCTTTAGTTGTAACCAAAAAACGCAGTTAAAAGATGCTAACAGCAGGGGCACGGGGGGCAGTGAGTGAGGGTGAGGCAGCCAGCAGCTGGGGCAACAAACTGTGAGGTGGAAAAGAACAAGAGGAGGCAGGAGTGGGGGATGGTTTAATGGAGTGGCAAAGGCGAGAAATCAAGtattttaaacttattttaaatgaataaatgtgttcaCATAATAAAATAGTCTCCTTCGCTCAAATCTATTCTTCTATATAATCATCCCTTAATTGCCACCAGGAGGTGATTATTATAATGACATATTACACGAAAAAAGCCCACAGacttaaaaaattaaattgcaTTTCGGATGGCCAGAAGGATCATTTTATTACTCATACAAAAGCTTATTCTGTAATCTTTCACTTCTGAAGATTATTTTCTTGTGTGTCAAATGAAAATGTCCTGAGCTACATCTAATAACTTAAACCCTTCACATTTGTCATTCTTAACCTTGAATTTCCAGTCaaaaacagcacacagacaATGAGCATGAAGGGATcttgtgtgtttaaaaagccAAGCTTGTACAAATGGAGAAAACATCATATTAACTGATATACaagttattacattttaatgccTCATAATGAGACTAAAATGTCATTAACTCCACATTAGGGCAAAACAGAGAGACATTAATCCTTTACTAAAGGGACCATGGGACATGCAatcatcagtgtgtctctctgcaAACAGCACAAGCACGACAGATTATCACAACACCTGCTGAACTCATACaagcagacacagacagacagacagacagacagacagacagaacagacagacagaccagaCAAAACACGAGTTACTGTATTTGAGGTCCTTACTTTGGGCGGTGCTTCCTCAGAACCTCCAGAGTCCCAGGAAACAGTGACCTGTCTCCTCATCTCCATCCTGTTCCTCTCCTTCTgctggagtttctcctcctctaAAATAGTGCTGCAAATaaggaagaaaacaacacaacataacacaaacaGTATGCTGCTATTTCTATATGCTTCTATCGAACTGTCAACTCACTCTCAAAGACGCTTTCTAATAATTCTATTTTGCACCAATCCATGCTCTTTCCTTCTATTGCTATTGTGTCTATGAGTGGTGACCATTCATATTTAAATAGATGCAAATATATGATGGTGCAACATTTCTGGCTACACTGTTTGGCCAAGTATAATCATGACTGAAATGAAACCATAGCAGGAAATCATGTCTACTCATAAGTTATGAACACGGTACACTACAGGGTTTCCCTCaatagacttttatttttaataagaaaCTGTCAGCTTAAGTGGTTTTCCCCCTTTTGCTGGACTTATTAAATAACTCACTGATAactccacacacaaacaaacaaacaaacaaacacacacttatcaTTGTGTATATCAAGAGCTTCATTACTGTGTGCTAAACAACCAAACACTCTCATGCATACAAAGCATTCctcacagtgtgtgtacagagcACCAGAGCACAAACTAAAGTCATTAGAAAAACAGATTCCATTCTGTTAGGAAATGACTTCTCGCTCAGTCTTTCCCTCAAGTTGTGGTTCATCCCAGGATGCTCGAGGAACTCCCAATAATACTCCATAAATAATAAGATAAAAACAGTTACGCTAAGTAACAATATCAATAAAGCTTGTTAAACCTGTAAACCTGTACGCTTTTCTTGTATATTGACACAATTCTTTGAGGTTAATGTTGCTTGAGAACAAATTCAATCACTTGAAGGCCAAAGAGCGTCACCCGCCCACCCAATATTGTTCCTGTGTGATGCAGCCAAAGATACAACACTGAATTTAACCGTACTGACCTGCTTCCTGGGAAAACCGCAGCTAAACTGAACCCAGAATCCCCAAGAGGAAGACAATGCTGCTGAGGAGAGGACAGCTCCACTAATGATcaatccaacacacacaaacactggacACACTCTGAACCCAGTCACAcactctttctgtctcctttgCTAAACAAGGGTAAGAGCTATTTCTGGTAACATGATAACCCCCCatcccacccacccacccacccacatgTTCTGTtgtctcctgctgtgtttgcgtacgtacgtgtgtgtgtgtgtgtgtgtgtgtgtgtgtgtgtgtgtttatgtttgtgtgtgagaaggaTTGTGTCCTTGCAGCTGTCAAAGTCAGTCTCATGTCAggtcttgtctttcttttgcatcacaacacaatcaaacacatatatacaatcATACTGAAATCAACATAATCAAGAATGTATAATCACTTCTGaatattgtttaaaatatattgttataatatatatatttaatattatgtatacatttatattattttcaataaataatatttattcagctttattaataaaatatatgaaaatgaACTTAAATTGTGTATGCTATTTTACACTATTATTCTACATGTTAAAGTCTTTTccttctgtgtttgtattttcatgtattttcacaatttatttgatttacttttCAAGTCAAATATTGGCACGTATAAGTTGTGTTATTGTTGGATGAGCCCTGTTCGATAATATTTAATCTAAtctatacattttgaaattacATTCATAGATATCATTTTGAAATCTCCGTCCTTTCCCAGTTTTTTTcacttcacttttattttggcttactttgttttttctgtctccatCAGCCCTGTGagacaaatattttaaatgtgtttctcattTCTGACACAAGTTTCTGACTGCAGGAGAGGTTTTAGTTTTTGTGCTggactttattaatcccacgagttaaacaaacaaatacagacgACACTAAATCATATAATGGTATGTGCGAAAATAACCCGAGCGTCTCAAGCTGCTTGTAAATGCTGTTTCCCTGTGTTTAACAGCATCAAGGTATTGTAACATAGTCCCTTTTTTATTCACTGTCCACATGAGC is drawn from Labrus bergylta chromosome 8, fLabBer1.1, whole genome shotgun sequence and contains these coding sequences:
- the LOC136179763 gene encoding integrator complex subunit 3 homolog, which translates into the protein MTNLFSFVDKRNELNVLLCSCFRGTVTVWLWLQYCLSVLQLIPVSLTSLLHVSVFCAIFSPPYVPPLPLFLCLQPSRRPSLQPTISLDCLSAPSPLHHCHPNQRFASQLSLCLGNPHPPSPCTSSHLPTYSPYSSSLQFPHHFYSIPRPHPLPSQNSANYSYSLSQHNTKLNPESTPHHRSLLHSFYSPPQTSSDSLSNGSCPHQTSPTSYNLNSNPWNLSPLLSHSSPNHSSLPSNMSNVCPHTLQNLQPKSNSNPKTLLSPSFYPGCQTDPSTLLQPDSDLQHWRLAVQTCGKQSLVSPTPLSPTKHVLSEPSACSLSSTNPHPPLPAPCSQRPLKAGAVLLNCTNTFFLQQTLSICECSVCSLR